atttgttataataacCAACGTGATCGTTATgataatactaataattattatttttcagttttaGCACAACGTGGATATTTTAAGGATGcaacatttataaattaccTTAAATATCTGTTATACTGGAAGGAACCAGAATATGCAAAGTATTTAAAGTATCCTATGTGTTTGTATTTCTTAGATTTATTACAATACGAGCACTTTAGAAGAGAAGTAGTAAACTCTCAATGTACAAAGTTTATAGATGATcagcaaattttattatggcAACATTATACCAGACGTAGAACAAGACTGTTACAGACTGCAGCAGAGCAAACACAACATGCAAATCCTCAGAATAATGGTATTGTACAACCTAAAGTTCCTTGAGTAATATATGAGAAACTCACTATTAAATGGGTCCATGAGAActacaatattaaaataacgttatataatgttgtcTACAACTGTAGTTCCTTATCAGAATTGTTTTAGTTATGTTTTTTGGCTGTGATAAGTCATAAATAAAGTACTTTTCTATGTTCTCAATATATCTGTGATTACACTTCTCCCTCTTTCCTTCTATCTGTTGCTATATCATTTATtcatatatcatttattaggaaacttaaaaatatttaatactatatttaaaataataggtgcagaaataaattctatcCAACAATAAAACCTCCATTTTGCATAGAAATCTGAAAGAATTTATTCATGCacctaataattataaaaagacatttttataaataaaaaaacactAACTCTCTTAAATAAACGAAGAACATtataataattccaataataataagtatcGAGTTTAGAGAAGTATAATATTGTAAACCTTCTGTGAAAACAAACTGATATAAAGGCCCTCCACTTGTAGAATCTGATTTTGGACGAATGATGCTGAAACATGAATAGCTGTTCATAAATGTTTATGACTCTTTATGCTTCAAGACtggaagaaaaagggaaattatCGAAGACAAGGATAGAAgatgcgaatttttatgattttagtAAGTCTATTCATCCAACTCTGTATTcatttatagaatttaattCATCTTGAAACATTGTACATCTTTTACATAAAgctttgtataaataaaactttttttttttaactaaaagatgacaataaaagaatatatttacggcagaataatgaaaagtatgtatatatctgTATGTTTCGATAATTATTACGTAAAACTAATCTATCTTTACAATACTTAATTCTTATATTGAACTTA
This DNA window, taken from Bombus fervidus isolate BK054 chromosome 14, iyBomFerv1, whole genome shotgun sequence, encodes the following:
- the Med31 gene encoding mediator complex subunit 31 yields the protein MNRLDDPPGLMKGRKPSFIGMNGGPETDDQQRLRFQVELEFVQCLANPNYLNFLAQRGYFKDATFINYLKYLLYWKEPEYAKYLKYPMCLYFLDLLQYEHFRREVVNSQCTKFIDDQQILLWQHYTRRRTRLLQTAAEQTQHANPQNNESDFGRMMLKHE